A window of Rhodospirillaceae bacterium contains these coding sequences:
- a CDS encoding isoleucine--tRNA ligase, whose protein sequence is MALDFKSTVFLPKTDFALRANLSEREAQILEIWQKTDLFNQLRKAHKGKEKFLLHDGPPYANGHIHIGTALNKILKDMVNRSQFMLGKDVNYVPGWDCHGLPIEWQIEQQYRKAGRDKDKVPVAEFRRECEQFAKQWLDTQRQEFKRLGVNADWDHPYMTMSPQAEAQILREIGKFVMNGGLYLGFIPVLWSVIEKTALAEAEVEYHDKNSSAIYVRFPVVKTSLPSLKGKNCYAVIWTTTPWTLPANRAIAFGADLSYVALKVGQTKDNVAIQTADIYLVAADLVQGFCEATGIIQHQILQEIKGSMLTGSMCQHPLHGKGYDFNVPLVEGHHVTTEQGTGLVHIAPSHGSDDFEIGKKYKLEVPNLIMEDGSYSPTVPLFAGARILKLDGKTGDADKVVIEAIRQATHLLSLKQITHSYPHSWRSKSPLIYRATPQIFISMDRNQLREKALKSIDRTHFIPVQGKQRLKSMIEQRPDWCISRQRSWGTPIALFIHKRTGEILRDQKVIDRIAQAFEKEGANAWFSGNHERFLKPEYQLADYNVVMDTVDVWFDSASTHSFVLENRQHTDMKWPADLYLEGSDQHRGWFHTSLLESCGTRGEAPFKALLTHGFVLDEQGRKMSKSLGNVMAPADVIKQYGADVLRLWVVASDYTDDLRIGSEILKHQAEAYRRLRNTMRYLLGALNGFEAGQKLPVDQLPALEKWVLHRLWQLDKVVRQSCNDFSFHRLFSEISHFCAIDLSAFYFDVRKDSLYCDDLANPTRRATQTVMHEVFECLTAWLAPILCFTTEEAWQTYHPNSSSVHLRTFPIISDSWENQDLADKFVKIRSVRRVVTGALEVARAEQKIGSSLQAKPIIYVDKSLAKLLQLMDVADLMITSTAEVRSTLAPAHAFKSADMPEVAVVVELADGQKCDRCWKTLPEVGNFKAYPSLCARCHDVIQHAGHSHV, encoded by the coding sequence ATAGCCTTGGATTTTAAATCAACAGTTTTCCTGCCAAAAACTGATTTTGCCTTGCGGGCGAATTTATCTGAACGGGAAGCCCAGATACTCGAAATATGGCAAAAGACCGATCTTTTTAACCAATTACGCAAGGCTCATAAAGGCAAGGAAAAATTCTTACTGCATGATGGCCCACCCTATGCAAATGGTCATATCCACATCGGTACAGCCCTTAATAAAATTTTAAAGGATATGGTAAACCGTAGCCAGTTTATGCTGGGCAAAGATGTGAATTACGTCCCTGGTTGGGATTGTCATGGATTACCGATTGAATGGCAAATTGAGCAGCAATACCGTAAAGCAGGCCGTGACAAAGATAAAGTGCCAGTGGCAGAATTCCGCCGTGAGTGCGAACAATTTGCGAAGCAATGGTTGGATACCCAGCGACAGGAATTTAAAAGATTAGGCGTGAATGCGGATTGGGATCATCCCTATATGACCATGTCACCCCAGGCCGAGGCCCAGATTTTGCGGGAAATCGGCAAATTCGTGATGAATGGTGGATTATACCTTGGTTTTATTCCCGTTTTATGGTCGGTGATTGAGAAAACGGCTTTAGCCGAAGCGGAGGTCGAGTATCATGATAAAAACTCCTCAGCTATTTATGTGCGGTTCCCGGTTGTTAAAACATCTCTGCCCTCTCTAAAGGGCAAGAATTGTTATGCCGTCATTTGGACAACCACGCCCTGGACTTTACCAGCCAACCGCGCCATTGCTTTTGGGGCGGATTTATCTTATGTGGCCTTAAAGGTTGGGCAAACGAAAGATAATGTTGCTATACAAACAGCCGATATTTATTTGGTAGCAGCTGATCTGGTTCAAGGGTTCTGTGAGGCAACCGGCATTATCCAGCACCAGATACTACAAGAAATCAAGGGCAGCATGTTGACTGGCAGTATGTGCCAACATCCGCTGCACGGCAAAGGCTATGATTTTAATGTTCCCCTGGTTGAAGGTCACCATGTCACCACCGAACAAGGGACGGGGTTGGTTCATATTGCCCCTTCCCACGGGTCTGACGATTTCGAAATCGGCAAAAAATACAAATTGGAAGTCCCAAACCTCATTATGGAGGATGGCAGTTATAGCCCAACCGTTCCTTTATTTGCGGGTGCCCGGATTTTAAAGCTGGACGGCAAAACAGGAGACGCTGATAAAGTCGTGATTGAGGCTATACGCCAAGCCACACACCTATTGTCTTTGAAGCAAATCACCCATAGCTATCCCCATAGCTGGCGGTCGAAATCGCCCTTGATCTACCGCGCAACCCCACAAATATTCATTAGCATGGATAGAAACCAGTTGCGAGAAAAGGCTTTAAAATCCATTGATCGGACGCATTTTATCCCGGTTCAGGGCAAACAGCGCCTGAAATCGATGATTGAACAACGGCCGGATTGGTGCATTTCCCGTCAACGCAGCTGGGGAACACCGATTGCATTGTTCATCCATAAAAGAACGGGCGAGATTTTGCGCGACCAGAAAGTCATTGACCGTATCGCCCAAGCTTTTGAAAAAGAAGGTGCCAATGCCTGGTTTAGCGGCAATCACGAACGCTTTTTAAAACCCGAATATCAGCTTGCTGATTATAACGTCGTCATGGATACGGTTGATGTTTGGTTTGACAGTGCCTCCACCCACAGCTTTGTGTTAGAAAATCGGCAACATACAGATATGAAATGGCCAGCTGATTTGTATTTGGAAGGATCCGACCAACATCGCGGCTGGTTTCACACCTCCCTGCTTGAAAGCTGCGGCACCCGCGGCGAAGCTCCTTTTAAAGCCTTGTTGACCCACGGGTTCGTTTTGGATGAGCAGGGGCGGAAAATGTCAAAATCACTAGGTAATGTCATGGCCCCGGCGGATGTCATTAAACAATATGGGGCAGACGTCCTAAGGTTATGGGTGGTGGCATCCGATTATACCGATGATTTACGGATCGGTTCAGAAATTTTGAAACATCAGGCCGAAGCTTACCGCCGCCTGCGTAATACCATGCGCTATCTCCTAGGTGCTTTAAATGGTTTTGAAGCAGGCCAGAAATTGCCTGTTGATCAATTGCCTGCCCTGGAAAAATGGGTTTTACATCGTTTATGGCAGCTGGACAAAGTGGTTCGGCAATCTTGTAACGATTTTTCTTTTCATCGGTTATTCAGCGAAATTAGCCATTTTTGTGCCATCGATTTATCTGCCTTTTATTTCGACGTTCGCAAAGATTCCCTGTATTGTGATGATCTTGCCAACCCTACCCGTCGTGCCACGCAAACAGTCATGCACGAAGTATTTGAATGTCTAACAGCTTGGCTAGCCCCTATTTTATGTTTTACCACTGAAGAAGCCTGGCAAACTTATCATCCGAATTCTTCCAGTGTCCATTTGCGGACCTTCCCCATCATTTCTGATAGTTGGGAAAATCAGGATTTAGCAGACAAATTTGTAAAAATCCGCTCCGTCCGCCGGGTGGTGACCGGCGCCTTGGAAGTGGCGCGGGCCGAACAAAAGATCGGCTCTTCTCTGCAGGCCAAGCCGATTATTTATGTGGATAAATCATTGGCAAAATTGTTGCAACTGATGGATGTTGCCGACCTGATGATTACCTCAACTGCAGAAGTGCGCTCAACCCTCGCCCCAGCACACGCGTTTAAATCAGCCGATATGCCCGAAGTGGCGGTGGTGGTTGAGCTGGCAGACGGGCAAAAATGTGACCGCTGCTGGAAAACTTTACCGGAAGTGGGAAATTTTAAAGCCTATCCAAGCTTATGCGCGCGTTGTCATGATGTCATTCAACATGCAGGGCATTCCCATGTTTAA
- a CDS encoding insulinase family protein, with translation MRKLILLPFFLIYSFTLTAQNRHDFVVESFQLSNGLQVVVLPSNRAPIVTQMILYQVGSADEEPGKSGLAHFLEHLMFKATKNFPEGFYDQEIQRVGGEANAFTTPDYTVYHQTVSSEFLEMLMKLEAERMQHLIIHDPGFTAEKQVVREEIRLNHTDPPTSRLYTMMMAVLFTHHPYGTPVIGWDHEVTQLTAVDADNFYHRWYSPSNAILLIAGDVQVPQVRQLVEKYYGAIPGFAVPARTRLQEPALAIPRQVEFASANTQEFRWWRFYKIPSHGTTEALPMELIAQILGGNSNSRLYKRLVIEEKVASNISVSFDTSNRDYVTLNFYASASSSEQFSLIEKIINEEINKLKNQPVSQSELEQAKAQLENAAIKSHDNISSLGQYILVGLTTGWKLEDLQNWSNSIRQVQPEQLQKQAQQYLLLENSVTGTLLPQLK, from the coding sequence ATGAGAAAATTGATCTTACTTCCCTTTTTCCTTATCTATTCTTTTACGCTTACTGCCCAAAATCGGCATGACTTTGTGGTAGAAAGCTTTCAGTTGTCGAATGGGTTACAAGTGGTCGTGCTGCCAAGTAACCGTGCGCCCATTGTTACCCAGATGATCCTTTATCAAGTTGGCTCAGCCGATGAGGAGCCGGGCAAGTCCGGCTTGGCCCATTTCCTGGAACATTTGATGTTTAAAGCTACCAAAAATTTTCCAGAGGGGTTTTATGACCAAGAAATCCAACGGGTAGGTGGCGAAGCTAACGCTTTCACCACCCCTGATTATACCGTTTATCATCAAACGGTTTCCTCAGAATTTTTAGAAATGTTGATGAAACTGGAAGCCGAGCGGATGCAACATTTGATTATCCATGATCCCGGTTTCACGGCCGAAAAACAAGTGGTGCGCGAAGAAATTCGCCTTAATCATACAGATCCCCCCACCAGCCGGTTATACACGATGATGATGGCGGTGCTTTTTACCCATCACCCCTACGGGACACCGGTCATTGGCTGGGATCATGAAGTCACCCAACTAACCGCCGTAGATGCCGACAATTTTTACCATCGTTGGTACAGCCCCAGCAACGCTATTTTGCTGATTGCGGGGGATGTGCAAGTGCCACAAGTTCGGCAATTGGTTGAAAAATATTATGGCGCCATACCAGGCTTTGCTGTCCCCGCACGGACACGCTTACAAGAACCGGCCCTGGCCATCCCGCGCCAGGTAGAATTCGCATCCGCCAATACCCAAGAATTTCGTTGGTGGCGGTTTTATAAAATTCCTTCCCATGGAACTACCGAAGCCTTGCCCATGGAATTAATCGCCCAAATCTTAGGTGGCAATAGTAATAGCCGCCTTTATAAGCGATTAGTGATTGAGGAAAAAGTTGCCAGTAATATTTCCGTTTCCTTTGATACCAGCAATAGGGATTACGTAACCTTAAATTTTTACGCCAGTGCTTCATCAAGCGAACAATTCAGCCTGATCGAAAAAATCATTAACGAAGAAATTAATAAACTAAAAAACCAACCGGTTTCCCAAAGTGAGCTTGAACAGGCAAAGGCCCAATTAGAAAATGCTGCCATAAAATCCCACGATAATATCAGTAGCCTAGGGCAATATATCCTGGTGGGATTAACAACCGGCTGGAAGTTAGAAGATTTACAAAACTGGTCAAATTCCATTCGCCAAGTGCAGCCGGAACAATTGCAAAAACAAGCGCAGCAATATCTTTTACTGGAGAATTCTGTGACTGGCACCTTACTTCCTCAACTTAAATAG
- the lspA gene encoding signal peptidase II has protein sequence MQGIPMFKRSLCWIVAIILIDQVSKYWILETFWSPTAPFSIPVTSFFDLVLVWNKGVSFGILASDNVYQQALIIGFTLLIACGLMIWLWHNQRPYLSVVLALIIGGALGNLIDRLRFRAVVDFLYVHVGSFSWPAFNVADTAITIGVVLLMLDSFRKKA, from the coding sequence ATGCAGGGCATTCCCATGTTTAAACGCAGCTTATGTTGGATTGTTGCCATTATCTTAATCGACCAAGTCAGTAAATATTGGATTTTAGAAACTTTCTGGTCACCCACTGCCCCTTTTTCTATTCCGGTGACTAGTTTCTTTGATTTAGTACTGGTTTGGAATAAAGGCGTGAGTTTCGGCATACTGGCATCTGACAATGTTTACCAACAGGCTTTAATTATTGGGTTTACACTCTTGATCGCCTGCGGATTAATGATATGGTTATGGCACAATCAACGACCTTATTTATCAGTTGTGTTGGCTTTAATTATTGGTGGCGCCTTAGGAAATTTGATTGACCGGCTGCGTTTTCGCGCCGTTGTTGATTTCCTTTATGTACATGTCGGCAGTTTTTCTTGGCCGGCGTTTAATGTGGCTGATACCGCGATTACTATAGGTGTTGTGTTACTAATGCTCGACAGCTTTCGCAAAAAAGCATAA
- a CDS encoding DUF3035 domain-containing protein, with the protein MSNLAFSKKMTVMGLSAVLMLILSGCEGIKESLGFGGAKAPDEFMVTTHPPLTLPPDFALVPPVAGAPNRNSGTPANQAETALTNGKNLANRLNDQPASAGEANLIAKTGIGNVPSDIRRLVEQETASINRSNRSLLGKLFSSSPGSNPGVVLDPTKEKQRIDENLAAGRPLSTGETPVLKVRKRSFFDSLF; encoded by the coding sequence ATGAGTAACTTGGCTTTTTCTAAAAAAATGACAGTTATGGGATTATCAGCCGTGTTAATGCTGATTTTATCCGGATGTGAAGGCATTAAAGAATCATTAGGCTTTGGAGGGGCAAAAGCGCCAGATGAATTTATGGTCACCACCCACCCGCCTTTGACCTTGCCGCCCGACTTTGCCCTGGTTCCACCTGTGGCAGGGGCACCTAACCGCAATAGCGGCACCCCTGCCAACCAGGCAGAGACCGCTTTAACTAATGGCAAAAATCTTGCCAATCGCTTGAATGATCAACCCGCATCCGCAGGTGAGGCAAACCTGATCGCTAAAACCGGCATTGGCAATGTACCCTCAGATATCCGTAGGCTTGTGGAACAAGAAACAGCTTCTATTAACCGCTCCAACCGCAGTTTATTAGGCAAGCTTTTTTCATCCAGTCCCGGCAGCAATCCAGGCGTGGTGCTTGATCCAACTAAGGAAAAACAGCGTATTGATGAGAATTTGGCCGCCGGTCGACCCTTATCAACTGGTGAAACGCCTGTCTTGAAGGTTCGCAAGCGCTCCTTCTTTGATAGTTTATTTTAG
- a CDS encoding bifunctional riboflavin kinase/FAD synthetase yields the protein MQIFRSLHALTPKQQGAVVAIGNFDGLHRGHQAILTLTKKLANKHGKAAAILSFAPHPRLYFSPSAPAFQLTNWRCKAELLASYGMNFLYLQHFGPALVKTNAQDFIEHILIKQLKVSNIVVGQNFAFGHQRQGTIALLKEYHQFFSTTALEPFTDANGTICSSTTARRYLEEGQLDKLKDLLGRPWMIAGHVQHGRKQGRLLGFPTANLSVKDRLLPPYGIYTVRVKMNSNSAETIWQGVANLGIRPTFDEQEPLLEVHLFNFNQSLYGQRLYVQFHHFIRPEKKFSDLQKLRAQIAKDCQQALFLLKKIDN from the coding sequence ATGCAGATTTTTCGCTCCCTTCATGCGTTAACCCCCAAACAGCAAGGGGCGGTTGTTGCCATCGGCAATTTTGATGGATTGCATCGTGGCCATCAAGCGATCTTAACTCTCACAAAAAAATTAGCCAACAAGCACGGGAAAGCAGCAGCTATACTAAGCTTTGCCCCGCACCCTCGCCTTTATTTTTCGCCATCGGCGCCAGCCTTTCAATTAACTAATTGGCGATGCAAGGCCGAATTACTGGCAAGCTATGGCATGAATTTTCTTTATCTGCAGCATTTCGGCCCGGCATTGGTCAAAACAAACGCGCAAGATTTTATTGAACATATTTTAATCAAGCAGTTGAAGGTTTCCAACATTGTGGTGGGCCAGAATTTTGCCTTCGGTCACCAGCGTCAGGGCACCATTGCTTTATTGAAAGAGTATCATCAATTTTTTTCAACCACTGCCCTAGAGCCCTTTACGGATGCGAATGGAACTATTTGCTCTTCAACCACCGCCCGGCGTTATTTGGAAGAAGGGCAGTTAGATAAACTCAAAGATTTACTGGGGCGCCCCTGGATGATTGCGGGACATGTACAACATGGCCGCAAACAGGGTCGGCTACTCGGTTTTCCAACCGCTAATTTATCTGTCAAAGACCGGCTGTTACCGCCTTACGGCATATATACGGTGCGGGTAAAAATGAACTCAAATTCTGCGGAAACCATCTGGCAAGGGGTTGCGAATTTAGGCATTAGGCCGACGTTTGATGAACAGGAACCCTTATTAGAAGTTCATCTTTTTAACTTTAATCAATCCTTATATGGGCAGCGTTTATATGTGCAGTTTCATCACTTTATAAGGCCCGAGAAAAAATTTTCTGACCTTCAAAAACTTCGTGCACAAATTGCTAAAGATTGTCAGCAAGCACTTTTTCTTTTGAAGAAAATTGACAATTGA